One genomic region from Vitis riparia cultivar Riparia Gloire de Montpellier isolate 1030 chromosome 17, EGFV_Vit.rip_1.0, whole genome shotgun sequence encodes:
- the LOC117934445 gene encoding monoacylglycerol lipase-like isoform X1 has translation MARVADASASIMLTSGASGLINALLSVRALRSLVVLVMALVLLLLVPFRGRRGSVDRPKDDKHEVTHASIRKVPVVRVPATVPWRCGAAVAVDQDVAARRALAIGRVVQEGGGGEKSVREFSLLTTLRGDTLFTQSWTPLRVKIRGLIVLMHGLNEHSGRYSDLGEQLNANGYKVFGMDWIGHGGSDGLHAYVPSLDYAVTDLQTFLQKVLAENPGLPCFCFGHSTGAAIILKAVLDPKIEGCIEGIVLTSPAVGVKPPHPIFTVLAPVVSFFIPRFQCRAANKQGISVSRDPAALLAKYSDPLVYTGSIRVKTGYEILRISTYLQQNLSRLRVPFLVLHGAADNVTDPEASKTLHEEAASTDKTFKLYEGLLHDLLFEPEREAIMKDIIEWLNCRVDG, from the exons atggctAGGGTCGCTGACGCATCGGCTTCGATAATGTTGACATCGGGCGCTAGCGGCCTGATAAACGCCCTGCTGTCGGTAAGGGCGTTGAGGAGTTTGGTGGTGCTGGTGATGGCGTTGGTGCTTTTACTGTTGGTGCCGTTCCGAGGGAGGCGAGGATCAGTGGACAGGCCCAAGGATGACAAGCATGAGGTTACGCATGCTTCTATTCGGAAGGTTCCAGTGGTGAGAGTTCCCGCGACGGTTCCGTGGAGGTGCGGTGCGGCGGTGGCGGTGGACCAGGATGTGGCGGCGAGGAGAGCCCTGGCGATTGGTAGGGTGGTTCAGGAAGGTGGCGGTGGTGAGAAGTCAGTCAGGGAGTTTTCGCTGTTGACAACTTTGAGGGGCGACACTTTATTCACGCAGTCGTGGACGCCGCTCAGGGTCAAGATTAG GGGACTGATTGTTCTTATGCATGGCCTGAATGAACACAG TGGCAGATACAGTGATCTTGGAGAGCAGTTGAATGCTAATGGGTACAAGGTCTTTGGAATGGATTGGATTG GACATGGTGGAAGTGACGGGCTGCATGCATATGTCCCTTCTCTTGATTATGCTGTTACTGACCTG CAAACATTTCTCCAGAAGGTTTTGGCTGAAAATCCAGGGCTTCCATGCTTCTGCTTTGGGCATTCAACAGGCGCTGCCATTATCCTAAAG GCAGTACTGGACCCAAAGATTGAAGGCTGCATAGAAGGCATAGTGCTGACTTCACCTGCAGTTGGAGTAAAGCCCCCTCATCCAATTTTTACT GTACTGGCCCCAGTtgtctccttttttattccaaGATTCCAATGTCGTGCTGCAAATAAGCAGGGCATATCTGTCTCTCGGGATCCAGCAGCACTGCTTGCTAAGTATTCTGATCCACTAGTGTACACAGGATCCATCAGGGTTAAGACTGGTTATGAAATTCTTCGAATCTCAACCTACTTGCAGCAGAATCTGAGCAGATTGAGAGTTCCCTTTCTTGTTCTTCATGGTGCTGCGGATAACGTAACCGACCCAGAAGCTTCTAAAACACTACACGAAGAAGCCGCCTCAACTGACAAAACATTCAAGTTGTATGAAGGGTTATTACATGATCTCCTCTTCGAACCAGAACGTGAAGCTATTATGAAGGACATAATTGAGTGGCTGAATTGTAGAGTAGACGGTTAG
- the LOC117934445 gene encoding monoacylglycerol lipase-like isoform X2 has translation MALVLLLLVPFRGRRGSVDRPKDDKHEVTHASIRKVPVVRVPATVPWRCGAAVAVDQDVAARRALAIGRVVQEGGGGEKSVREFSLLTTLRGDTLFTQSWTPLRVKIRGLIVLMHGLNEHSGRYSDLGEQLNANGYKVFGMDWIGHGGSDGLHAYVPSLDYAVTDLQTFLQKVLAENPGLPCFCFGHSTGAAIILKAVLDPKIEGCIEGIVLTSPAVGVKPPHPIFTVLAPVVSFFIPRFQCRAANKQGISVSRDPAALLAKYSDPLVYTGSIRVKTGYEILRISTYLQQNLSRLRVPFLVLHGAADNVTDPEASKTLHEEAASTDKTFKLYEGLLHDLLFEPEREAIMKDIIEWLNCRVDG, from the exons ATGGCGTTGGTGCTTTTACTGTTGGTGCCGTTCCGAGGGAGGCGAGGATCAGTGGACAGGCCCAAGGATGACAAGCATGAGGTTACGCATGCTTCTATTCGGAAGGTTCCAGTGGTGAGAGTTCCCGCGACGGTTCCGTGGAGGTGCGGTGCGGCGGTGGCGGTGGACCAGGATGTGGCGGCGAGGAGAGCCCTGGCGATTGGTAGGGTGGTTCAGGAAGGTGGCGGTGGTGAGAAGTCAGTCAGGGAGTTTTCGCTGTTGACAACTTTGAGGGGCGACACTTTATTCACGCAGTCGTGGACGCCGCTCAGGGTCAAGATTAG GGGACTGATTGTTCTTATGCATGGCCTGAATGAACACAG TGGCAGATACAGTGATCTTGGAGAGCAGTTGAATGCTAATGGGTACAAGGTCTTTGGAATGGATTGGATTG GACATGGTGGAAGTGACGGGCTGCATGCATATGTCCCTTCTCTTGATTATGCTGTTACTGACCTG CAAACATTTCTCCAGAAGGTTTTGGCTGAAAATCCAGGGCTTCCATGCTTCTGCTTTGGGCATTCAACAGGCGCTGCCATTATCCTAAAG GCAGTACTGGACCCAAAGATTGAAGGCTGCATAGAAGGCATAGTGCTGACTTCACCTGCAGTTGGAGTAAAGCCCCCTCATCCAATTTTTACT GTACTGGCCCCAGTtgtctccttttttattccaaGATTCCAATGTCGTGCTGCAAATAAGCAGGGCATATCTGTCTCTCGGGATCCAGCAGCACTGCTTGCTAAGTATTCTGATCCACTAGTGTACACAGGATCCATCAGGGTTAAGACTGGTTATGAAATTCTTCGAATCTCAACCTACTTGCAGCAGAATCTGAGCAGATTGAGAGTTCCCTTTCTTGTTCTTCATGGTGCTGCGGATAACGTAACCGACCCAGAAGCTTCTAAAACACTACACGAAGAAGCCGCCTCAACTGACAAAACATTCAAGTTGTATGAAGGGTTATTACATGATCTCCTCTTCGAACCAGAACGTGAAGCTATTATGAAGGACATAATTGAGTGGCTGAATTGTAGAGTAGACGGTTAG